In Jatrophihabitans endophyticus, one DNA window encodes the following:
- a CDS encoding family 4 glycosyl hydrolase, with amino-acid sequence MRRVLVLIGAGSAVFTRGLLADLISARDLGDWEIRLVDIAEEPLAKAVGLAQRMVEARGAGDHITVVGSTRRRDVLPGADFVVTCVGVGGRPGWQTDHEVCMRHGVFQPVGDSVMPGGVSRLLRTTPVLVEVARDVVDLAPDAHFFNYSNPMTANVMAMARWAGAEHVVGLCHGMHHVQHHLAAFIGKPFEETSTLYAGINHLTFIYDFRWSGADAWPLVREKVAAELAEPADPDDLGNIFADGTKAWNNPFSWELFGRYGAFPAAEDRHVTEFFPQRWEGGTYFGKTLGVDAFSVPEILEWGENRYQSMVAQADGTQPLDESIFDRSSGEQEQLIGIIRSVLTDSRDMFSCNVLNRGAVPGLPDDAALELPGVATARGIRPIAVPDLSTPLTAILNQRLTSVYLATEAAMTGDRDLAVEAVIADGAVTDPDAAARLTDALIDAQRQHLPRFR; translated from the coding sequence ATGCGACGCGTGCTCGTCCTCATCGGCGCCGGCAGCGCCGTCTTCACCCGCGGCCTGCTCGCCGACCTCATCTCGGCCCGCGACCTCGGCGACTGGGAGATCCGGCTCGTCGACATCGCCGAGGAGCCGCTGGCCAAGGCGGTCGGCCTGGCGCAGCGGATGGTCGAGGCACGCGGCGCCGGCGACCACATCACCGTCGTGGGGTCGACCCGGCGGCGCGACGTGCTGCCCGGTGCCGACTTCGTCGTCACCTGCGTCGGCGTCGGCGGTCGCCCGGGCTGGCAGACCGACCACGAGGTGTGCATGCGCCACGGCGTCTTCCAGCCCGTCGGCGACTCGGTGATGCCCGGCGGGGTGTCGCGTCTGCTGCGCACGACGCCCGTGCTCGTCGAGGTCGCGCGCGACGTCGTCGACCTCGCGCCGGACGCGCACTTCTTCAACTACAGCAACCCGATGACCGCCAACGTGATGGCGATGGCGCGCTGGGCCGGGGCCGAGCACGTCGTCGGCCTCTGCCACGGCATGCACCACGTGCAGCACCACCTCGCCGCGTTCATCGGCAAGCCGTTCGAAGAGACCTCGACGCTCTACGCCGGCATCAACCACCTGACGTTCATCTACGACTTCCGGTGGAGCGGAGCGGACGCGTGGCCGCTGGTGCGCGAGAAGGTCGCCGCCGAGCTGGCCGAGCCCGCCGATCCCGACGATCTCGGCAACATCTTCGCCGACGGCACCAAGGCCTGGAACAACCCGTTCTCGTGGGAGCTGTTCGGCCGCTACGGCGCGTTCCCCGCCGCCGAGGACCGGCACGTCACGGAGTTCTTCCCGCAGCGGTGGGAGGGCGGCACGTACTTCGGCAAGACGCTCGGCGTCGACGCGTTCTCCGTCCCCGAGATCCTCGAGTGGGGCGAGAACCGCTACCAGTCGATGGTGGCGCAGGCCGACGGCACGCAGCCGCTCGACGAGTCCATCTTCGACCGTTCCAGCGGCGAGCAGGAGCAGCTGATCGGCATCATCCGCTCGGTGCTCACCGACTCGCGCGACATGTTCTCCTGCAACGTCCTCAACCGTGGCGCCGTCCCCGGGCTGCCCGACGACGCCGCGCTCGAGCTGCCCGGCGTGGCCACCGCGCGCGGCATCCGTCCGATCGCCGTGCCCGATCTGTCGACGCCGCTGACCGCCATCCTCAACCAGCGGCTGACGTCGGTGTACCTCGCGACCGAGGCGGCCATGACCGGCGACCGCGACCTCGCCGTCGAGGCGGTCATCGCCGACGGCGCGGTCACCGACCCCGACGCCGCCGCCCGGTTGACCGACGCGCTCATCGACGCGCAGCGGCAGCACCTGCCGCGCTTCCGATGA
- the cydB gene encoding cytochrome d ubiquinol oxidase subunit II codes for MQGFWFGVIAILWAGFFVLEGFDFGVGMLLPLVGRNDAQRQLTLRTIGPVWDGNEVWLIVAGGASFAAFPEWYASVFSGFYLAFALLLAGLIVRGIGIEYRHRAETDNGRRWCDLGVVVGSLVPALLIGVAFADFVRGVELDRDHVMTGGFFSLLTPYALLGGLTTLSLFAFHGARFLTLRATGDVATRAAGYARLLGPVSLVLALAWVVWTSQVRGGALSVEIGILMVAVLAVAVVARPRQQVLGFAATAATAALVPIWAFSAMWPNMLPARNDAAFSLTVHNASSSPHTLAVMTGVALVCTPIVLAYQAWTYWVFRARVTGELTDAGAAPAVPGRVGSVLDRARSSAQHTLGVGHGASRADGGRPGEQDVPQ; via the coding sequence GTGCAAGGGTTCTGGTTCGGGGTCATCGCGATCCTGTGGGCGGGTTTCTTCGTGCTCGAGGGGTTCGACTTCGGCGTCGGCATGCTGCTGCCGCTGGTCGGGCGCAACGACGCCCAGCGGCAGCTCACGCTGCGCACGATCGGTCCGGTGTGGGACGGCAACGAGGTGTGGTTGATCGTCGCGGGCGGGGCGAGCTTCGCGGCGTTCCCCGAGTGGTACGCGTCGGTGTTCTCCGGCTTCTACCTCGCGTTCGCGCTGCTGCTCGCCGGCCTCATCGTGCGCGGCATCGGCATCGAGTACCGCCACCGCGCCGAGACCGACAACGGCCGCCGGTGGTGCGACCTCGGCGTGGTCGTCGGCTCGCTGGTGCCGGCGCTGCTGATCGGCGTCGCGTTCGCCGACTTCGTGCGCGGCGTCGAGCTCGACCGCGACCACGTGATGACGGGCGGGTTCTTCTCGCTGCTCACGCCCTACGCGCTGCTGGGTGGCCTGACCACCCTGAGCCTGTTCGCCTTCCACGGCGCGCGGTTCCTGACGCTGCGGGCGACCGGCGACGTCGCGACCCGCGCCGCCGGGTACGCCCGCCTGCTCGGGCCGGTGTCGCTCGTGCTCGCCCTCGCGTGGGTCGTCTGGACGTCGCAGGTGCGCGGCGGCGCGCTCAGCGTCGAGATCGGGATCCTCATGGTGGCCGTGCTCGCGGTGGCCGTCGTGGCCCGGCCGCGCCAGCAGGTGCTCGGGTTCGCGGCGACCGCGGCGACCGCCGCACTGGTGCCGATCTGGGCGTTCTCGGCGATGTGGCCGAACATGCTGCCGGCCCGCAACGACGCCGCGTTCTCGCTGACCGTCCACAACGCCAGCTCCAGCCCGCACACGCTCGCGGTGATGACCGGTGTCGCGCTCGTCTGCACGCCGATCGTGCTCGCGTACCAGGCGTGGACGTACTGGGTGTTCCGCGCCCGCGTCACCGGCGAGCTCACCGACGCGGGAGCAGCCCCCGCGGTCCCCGGTCGCGTCGGGTCGGTGCTGGACCGCGCGCGCTCGTCCGCGCAGCACACCCTCGGCGTGGGCCACGGCGCCTCGCGTGCCGACGGTGGCCGGCCGGGGGAGCAGGACGTGCCGCAGTGA
- a CDS encoding cytochrome ubiquinol oxidase subunit I, protein MDPTMLARWQFASTTVYHFLIVPLSIGLTLLVAVMQTLAYRARHAAPAAATAVGGDPDGSDGAAAAPVGPVASATADTWDRASRFWGRIMLVLFALGIVTGIVQEFQFGMNWSAYSRFVGDIFGAPLAMEGLIAFFLESTFLGLWIFGRDLLSPRLHLATIWLAAIGTVISAYFILAANSFMQHPVGLVYSAEHRRVELTSIWKVLTNSTQLLTFPHVVFAAILTAGGILLSVSAWHLRKDGDAADPVHRKVAGLALGVVLFGAVSSSLVGHAQGQLMTEQQPMKMAAAEALWDSKDHASFSLFAYGDVEKGRNKIDIAIPDGLSILATNRPGGYVAGVNDIQQAEEAKYGPGSYIPVVWLAYWTFRLMIGFGALAGLLAAAVVVQWRRGRLTSSRRLLRIATWTVVLPLAANSAGWIFTETARQPWLVYGLLRTKDGISTNVGSGMVLTTLVGFTLLYGVLGVICFTLVRRIARTGPDPAAPAVADGPRDPDGPADESDDSQLSLV, encoded by the coding sequence GTGGACCCGACGATGTTGGCCCGCTGGCAGTTCGCCAGCACGACCGTCTATCACTTCCTCATCGTCCCGTTGTCCATCGGACTGACGCTGCTCGTCGCGGTGATGCAGACGCTGGCCTACCGGGCACGTCACGCCGCGCCGGCGGCCGCCACCGCGGTCGGGGGCGATCCGGACGGCTCGGACGGTGCGGCGGCGGCGCCGGTGGGTCCGGTCGCGTCCGCGACCGCCGACACCTGGGACCGTGCGTCGCGCTTCTGGGGCCGCATCATGCTGGTGCTCTTCGCCCTGGGCATCGTCACCGGCATCGTGCAGGAGTTCCAGTTCGGCATGAACTGGTCGGCCTACTCGCGCTTCGTCGGCGACATCTTCGGTGCCCCGCTGGCGATGGAGGGGCTGATCGCGTTCTTCCTCGAGTCGACGTTCCTCGGCCTGTGGATCTTCGGCCGTGACCTGCTCAGCCCGCGGCTTCACCTGGCCACCATCTGGCTGGCCGCCATCGGCACCGTCATCAGCGCCTACTTCATCCTCGCCGCGAACAGCTTCATGCAGCACCCGGTGGGCCTCGTCTACAGCGCCGAGCATCGCCGCGTCGAGCTGACGTCCATCTGGAAGGTGCTCACCAACTCCACGCAGCTGCTGACGTTCCCGCACGTGGTGTTCGCCGCGATCCTCACCGCCGGCGGCATCCTGCTCTCGGTCAGCGCCTGGCACCTGCGCAAGGACGGCGACGCCGCCGACCCGGTGCACCGCAAGGTCGCCGGGCTCGCGCTGGGTGTCGTGCTCTTCGGTGCGGTGTCCTCGAGCCTGGTGGGTCACGCGCAGGGCCAGCTCATGACCGAGCAGCAGCCGATGAAGATGGCCGCCGCCGAGGCCCTGTGGGACAGCAAGGACCACGCCTCCTTCAGCCTCTTCGCCTACGGCGACGTCGAGAAGGGTCGGAACAAGATCGACATCGCGATCCCGGACGGCCTGTCCATCCTCGCCACCAACCGTCCCGGCGGGTACGTCGCCGGCGTCAACGACATCCAGCAGGCGGAAGAGGCCAAGTACGGGCCCGGCAGCTACATCCCCGTCGTCTGGCTCGCGTACTGGACGTTCCGGCTGATGATCGGCTTCGGTGCGCTCGCCGGGCTGCTCGCCGCGGCGGTCGTCGTCCAGTGGCGGCGCGGCCGGCTCACCTCCTCGCGCCGCTTGCTGCGGATCGCCACGTGGACGGTCGTCCTGCCGCTGGCCGCGAACTCGGCCGGCTGGATCTTCACCGAGACCGCCCGTCAGCCCTGGCTGGTCTACGGCCTGCTGCGGACCAAGGACGGCATCAGCACCAACGTCGGCTCCGGCATGGTGCTGACCACGCTCGTCGGCTTCACGCTGCTCTACGGCGTGCTCGGCGTCATCTGCTTCACCCTGGTGCGCCGCATCGCCCGCACCGGGCCCGACCCGGCGGCGCCGGCCGTCGCCGACGGTCCCCGCGACCCCGACGGGCCGGCCGACGAGTCCGACGACTCGCAGCTGAGCCTGGTCTGA
- a CDS encoding fumarylacetoacetate hydrolase family protein: MRLARARVPQVDDDRGDAGGDDVRGVVLAGERAVALPEVTPGSADPLLDLLRAGADLGEVARAALAAADAPVYDRAALAVLAPLRRPGKIVAIGLNYRDHTAETGLAAPSEPLTFAKYPSSIAGPGEPIVVPAAITTSVDWEAELAVVVGRPCGPARPGTLADVAAYTVGNDVSARDLQFADTQWTRGKSLDTFCPLGPELVTPDEVGDPQALRIWTTVNGATMQDATTADMIFDVATLLRHLTATVTLEAGDVVLTGTPPGVGGFRTPPVYLADGDVVTVGVERVGELTNPVRHV; encoded by the coding sequence ATGAGGCTGGCCCGTGCCCGAGTCCCGCAGGTCGACGACGACCGCGGTGACGCCGGCGGCGACGACGTCCGTGGCGTCGTCCTGGCCGGCGAACGTGCCGTCGCGCTCCCGGAGGTGACGCCGGGCAGTGCGGACCCGCTGCTCGACCTGCTGCGCGCCGGTGCCGATCTCGGCGAGGTCGCGCGCGCCGCGCTCGCCGCGGCCGACGCACCGGTGTACGACCGGGCGGCGCTCGCCGTGCTGGCCCCGCTGCGACGGCCGGGCAAGATCGTCGCGATCGGGCTCAACTACCGCGACCACACGGCCGAGACCGGTCTGGCGGCGCCGAGCGAGCCGCTCACCTTCGCCAAGTACCCGAGCTCGATCGCGGGGCCGGGTGAGCCGATCGTCGTCCCCGCCGCGATCACCACCAGCGTCGACTGGGAGGCCGAGCTCGCCGTCGTCGTCGGCCGGCCCTGCGGCCCGGCGCGGCCGGGCACGCTCGCCGACGTCGCCGCGTACACCGTCGGCAACGACGTCTCGGCGCGCGACCTGCAGTTCGCCGATACACAGTGGACGCGGGGCAAGTCCCTCGACACGTTCTGCCCGCTCGGCCCGGAGCTCGTCACCCCCGACGAGGTGGGTGACCCGCAGGCGCTGCGCATCTGGACGACCGTCAACGGCGCGACCATGCAGGACGCCACCACCGCCGACATGATCTTCGACGTCGCCACGCTGCTGCGTCACCTCACGGCCACCGTCACGCTCGAGGCCGGCGACGTCGTGCTCACCGGCACGCCCCCCGGCGTCGGCGGCTTCCGCACCCCGCCGGTGTACCTGGCCGACGGCGACGTGGTGACCGTCGGCGTCGAGCGCGTCGGCGAGCTCACCAACCCCGTCCGCCACGTCTGA
- a CDS encoding carbohydrate ABC transporter permease, with protein sequence MATVTLPATRGTSVAPVRRTSRRGRFFVPRLILAVLATLVILFPLYWMVVTALSTQKDLYSPGLHLWPQHLTWSNFSQPVHDFPVWTWFRNSTLIAVAVTAITVSCNLLAGYAFAKLRFRGRNALFLLLLSTMMIPVQAIMIAQFKFTIHLGLYGNVWAVILPESATVFGIFLARQFFLAIPDELIEAARVDGAGQLRIFRSIVLPLCRPLLAVLTLLTAMSEWNAFAWPLVVLFGNHELFTLPIGMVTDLQGQYSSNYGAIMAMSLLMISPLIVLFVLFQRYFVQGLARSGIK encoded by the coding sequence ATGGCCACCGTGACCCTGCCCGCCACCCGCGGGACGTCCGTCGCACCCGTGCGGCGGACGTCGCGCCGCGGCCGGTTCTTCGTGCCGCGGCTGATCCTCGCGGTACTCGCGACCCTCGTCATCCTGTTCCCGCTGTACTGGATGGTCGTCACCGCGCTCTCGACGCAGAAGGACCTCTACTCGCCCGGGCTGCACCTGTGGCCCCAGCACCTGACCTGGTCGAACTTCAGCCAGCCGGTGCACGACTTCCCGGTGTGGACGTGGTTCCGCAACTCGACGCTGATCGCCGTGGCGGTCACGGCCATCACGGTGAGCTGCAACCTGCTCGCGGGCTACGCCTTCGCCAAGCTGCGCTTCCGGGGCCGCAACGCGCTGTTCCTGCTGCTGCTGTCGACGATGATGATTCCCGTGCAGGCGATCATGATCGCGCAGTTCAAGTTCACGATCCACCTCGGTCTGTACGGCAACGTATGGGCGGTGATCCTGCCGGAGAGCGCCACCGTGTTCGGGATCTTCCTCGCTCGGCAGTTCTTCCTCGCCATCCCCGACGAGCTCATCGAGGCGGCTCGCGTCGACGGTGCCGGGCAGCTGCGGATCTTCCGCAGCATCGTCCTGCCGCTGTGCCGACCGCTGCTCGCGGTGCTGACGCTGCTGACCGCGATGTCGGAGTGGAACGCCTTCGCGTGGCCGCTGGTGGTGCTCTTCGGCAACCACGAGCTGTTCACGCTGCCCATCGGCATGGTGACCGACCTGCAGGGTCAGTACTCGTCGAACTACGGCGCGATCATGGCGATGAGCCTGCTCATGATCTCGCCGCTCATCGTGCTGTTCGTGCTGTTCCAGCGGTACTTCGTCCAGGGTCTCGCCCGCAGTGGGATCAAGTGA
- a CDS encoding Rossmann-fold NAD(P)-binding domain-containing protein, whose protein sequence is MGATGALRPAVAALRAGGAEVHALARHVDLAGVVPVAVDWHDTAAVRVALEGRELDEALVYAPTAPAASVAALVAAVSGRVVRLLPSAALRPPATLADLAAPDAVRVVLGWARGAGGSRWHTPAEISAAALGALRDGHDTVLGAVRPWSHRPV, encoded by the coding sequence GTGGGGGCGACGGGCGCGCTCCGCCCGGCCGTGGCGGCGCTCCGGGCCGGTGGGGCGGAGGTCCACGCCCTCGCCCGACACGTCGACCTCGCCGGGGTCGTCCCGGTCGCGGTGGACTGGCACGACACCGCCGCCGTGCGGGTCGCGCTCGAGGGTCGGGAGCTGGACGAGGCGCTGGTGTACGCGCCGACCGCGCCCGCCGCGAGCGTCGCCGCGCTCGTCGCCGCGGTGTCGGGACGGGTCGTGCGGCTGCTGCCCAGCGCCGCGCTGCGGCCGCCCGCCACCCTCGCCGACCTCGCCGCGCCGGACGCGGTGCGGGTGGTGCTGGGCTGGGCCCGGGGGGCGGGCGGCTCGCGGTGGCACACGCCGGCGGAGATCTCGGCCGCCGCGCTCGGCGCCCTGCGTGACGGCCACGACACCGTGCTCGGCGCCGTGCGGCCGTGGTCGCACCGTCCGGTGTGA
- a CDS encoding D-2-hydroxyacid dehydrogenase yields the protein MRYLSTLAFPPAWLDELRAAVPGVDVVQLPAASAADVPADVWRGVDALHTSSVLPEPGDAPRLRWVQLDTSGVDHVRDTALWRSDVEITTIGGVSPVPLAQYVLFCILGFAHRLPAMLDVRAARHWPTAQVRWDAFLPAALDGATVAIVGYGRIGREIGRLARTHGMSVVGVTRSGRRPDPAGAGQVEFGVAAGGFAVDPTADDADVRVVGPELLADVLATADYLVVVVPLTEHTRGLIGRRTLAALKPGAVVINVARGGVVDESALLHALRSGAVAGAALDVFDEEPLPPTSPWWHEPNVLVTPHVSGLAPRYFEQVRRIVTDNLRRFVDGAPLLNRVDRERGY from the coding sequence ATGCGCTACCTCAGCACCCTGGCCTTCCCGCCCGCCTGGCTCGACGAGCTGCGCGCCGCGGTGCCCGGCGTCGACGTCGTGCAGCTGCCCGCGGCCAGCGCCGCCGACGTGCCGGCGGACGTCTGGCGTGGTGTGGACGCGCTGCACACGTCGAGCGTGCTGCCCGAACCGGGGGACGCGCCGCGGCTGCGGTGGGTCCAGCTCGACACGTCCGGGGTCGACCACGTGCGCGACACCGCGCTGTGGCGATCGGACGTCGAGATCACCACCATCGGCGGCGTCTCGCCGGTGCCGCTCGCGCAGTACGTGCTGTTCTGCATCCTCGGGTTCGCGCACCGGCTCCCGGCCATGCTCGACGTCCGGGCCGCGCGGCACTGGCCGACGGCGCAGGTGCGGTGGGACGCCTTCCTGCCCGCCGCGCTGGACGGCGCGACCGTCGCGATCGTCGGCTACGGGCGCATCGGCCGCGAGATCGGCCGGTTGGCCCGCACACACGGCATGAGCGTCGTCGGCGTCACGCGCAGCGGCCGGCGGCCGGACCCGGCGGGTGCGGGTCAGGTCGAGTTCGGCGTCGCAGCCGGCGGGTTCGCCGTCGACCCGACGGCCGACGACGCCGACGTGCGCGTCGTCGGCCCCGAGCTGCTGGCCGACGTCCTCGCCACGGCCGACTACCTCGTCGTCGTGGTGCCGTTGACGGAGCACACCCGCGGCCTGATCGGTCGGCGGACGCTCGCCGCGCTCAAGCCCGGCGCCGTGGTGATCAACGTCGCCCGCGGCGGGGTCGTCGACGAGTCGGCGCTGCTGCACGCGCTGCGCTCGGGCGCGGTGGCAGGCGCCGCCCTGGACGTCTTCGACGAGGAACCGCTGCCGCCGACGTCGCCCTGGTGGCACGAGCCGAACGTGCTCGTCACTCCGCACGTCTCGGGACTCGCTCCGCGATACTTCGAGCAGGTGCGCCGCATCGTCACCGACAACCTTCGTCGGTTCGTCGACGGCGCGCCGCTGCTCAACCGGGTCGATCGCGAACGAGGTTACTGA
- a CDS encoding polysaccharide deacetylase family protein → MSAHRDALAAGRFLRVVNFHNTPRGQRDVLYDELARYAKRFAAVTLAELDGFFATGRWTSDRPGFVPVFYEGYRTCHDVAAAVCDELGLAAWFAVCTGFVDTPPAEQEVYARSHDIGLTAEELAMRGERIALSWDEVAELSRRHVVLPHTASHAGIGDVGTDDDLEREVFEPKRRMDAATGQSAPAFVWLHGTQWGMSERHDRALQQAGYRYQISNTMIHRIA, encoded by the coding sequence ATGAGTGCCCATCGCGACGCGCTCGCGGCCGGCCGCTTCCTGCGCGTCGTCAACTTCCACAACACGCCGCGCGGTCAGCGTGACGTGTTGTACGACGAGCTCGCGCGCTACGCCAAGCGGTTCGCGGCGGTCACGCTCGCCGAGCTGGACGGCTTCTTCGCCACCGGCCGCTGGACCTCGGACCGGCCGGGGTTCGTGCCCGTCTTCTACGAGGGCTACCGCACGTGTCACGACGTCGCGGCCGCCGTCTGCGACGAGCTGGGCCTGGCCGCCTGGTTCGCCGTCTGCACCGGCTTCGTCGACACCCCGCCGGCGGAGCAGGAGGTCTACGCCCGCTCGCACGACATCGGGTTGACGGCCGAGGAGCTCGCGATGCGCGGGGAGCGCATCGCCCTCAGCTGGGACGAGGTGGCCGAGCTGTCACGCCGTCACGTCGTGCTCCCGCACACCGCGTCGCACGCCGGGATCGGCGACGTGGGCACCGACGACGACCTCGAGCGCGAGGTGTTCGAGCCCAAACGACGGATGGACGCGGCGACCGGGCAGTCCGCCCCCGCGTTCGTGTGGCTGCACGGGACGCAGTGGGGGATGAGCGAGCGGCACGACCGGGCGTTGCAGCAGGCCGGTTACCGCTACCAGATCAGCAACACGATGATCCACCGCATCGCCTGA
- a CDS encoding IlvD/Edd family dehydratase, translated as MSLRSAAWFAAEGKTGIMHRSWLRSEGLPDDSFEGRPVIGIANSWSELTPCNVHLRELAEHVKRGVWQAGGVPFEFPTTSAGEPLVRPSAMLLRNLISMDLEETLRANPLDGVVLLAGCDKTTPAYLMGAASVDLPTVLLTGGPMLNGKYRGTDIGSGTSVWRLTEQYRAGEIGAAELAEAEGCMARSRGHCMTMGTASTMAVLGEVLGMQLPGGADLPADDARRRTLAHLAGRRIVAMVAEQLTMSRVVTRASFENAIRVNAALGGSTNAVVHLLAIAGRLGVSLTLDDFDALAADLPTLVDLMPSGRFLMEDFCYAGGAGALVAELGERLDRAARTVTGRTLGENYAAAQCHDREVIRTFDDPVKPPGSHIAVLRGSLAPAGAVIKQSAAAPELMRHRGRARVWDRVEDYLAEADRPDCDIAADDVIVVRNAGPRGYPGMPEIGNVALPKRLLEQGVRDMVRISDARMSGTSYGTVVLHVAPEAAAGGPLALVRDGDVVVLDVPARRLDLEVDDAELARRRAEWRAEPAPGTDRGYLRLFVEHVTGAEVGADFDFLRGRSGADVPRQAF; from the coding sequence ATGAGCCTGCGCTCCGCGGCCTGGTTCGCGGCCGAGGGCAAGACCGGCATCATGCACCGGTCGTGGCTGCGTTCGGAGGGGCTGCCCGACGACAGCTTCGAGGGCCGTCCCGTCATCGGCATCGCCAACAGCTGGTCGGAGCTGACGCCGTGCAACGTGCACCTGCGTGAGCTGGCCGAGCACGTGAAGCGGGGCGTCTGGCAGGCCGGCGGGGTGCCGTTCGAGTTCCCGACGACGTCGGCCGGCGAACCGCTCGTCCGGCCGTCGGCGATGCTGCTGCGCAACCTGATCTCGATGGATCTCGAGGAGACGCTGCGTGCCAACCCGCTCGACGGCGTGGTGCTGCTCGCGGGGTGCGACAAGACGACGCCGGCGTACCTGATGGGCGCGGCGAGCGTGGACCTGCCGACGGTGCTGCTCACCGGCGGCCCGATGCTCAACGGCAAGTACCGCGGCACCGACATCGGGTCGGGGACGTCCGTGTGGCGGTTGACCGAGCAGTACCGCGCCGGCGAGATCGGTGCGGCGGAGCTCGCCGAGGCCGAGGGGTGCATGGCGCGCAGCCGGGGTCACTGCATGACCATGGGGACGGCCTCGACCATGGCCGTGCTCGGGGAGGTGCTGGGCATGCAGCTGCCCGGCGGGGCGGACCTGCCCGCCGACGACGCCCGCCGGCGCACCCTCGCCCATCTCGCCGGTCGACGGATCGTCGCGATGGTGGCCGAGCAGCTGACGATGTCGCGCGTGGTGACGCGGGCGTCGTTCGAGAACGCGATCCGCGTCAACGCCGCGCTCGGTGGCTCGACCAACGCCGTGGTGCACCTGCTGGCGATCGCGGGCCGGCTCGGCGTGTCGCTGACGCTCGACGACTTCGACGCGCTCGCCGCCGACCTGCCGACGCTCGTGGACCTCATGCCGTCGGGGCGCTTCCTGATGGAGGACTTCTGCTACGCCGGCGGGGCGGGCGCGCTCGTCGCCGAGCTGGGGGAGCGGCTCGATCGCGCAGCCCGCACCGTCACCGGCCGCACGCTCGGCGAGAACTACGCCGCGGCGCAGTGCCACGACCGCGAGGTGATCCGGACGTTCGACGACCCGGTGAAGCCGCCGGGGTCGCACATCGCGGTCCTGCGCGGTTCGCTCGCGCCCGCGGGCGCGGTGATCAAGCAGTCGGCCGCGGCGCCGGAGCTGATGCGACACCGCGGCCGCGCCCGGGTGTGGGACCGCGTCGAGGACTACCTGGCCGAGGCCGACCGGCCCGACTGCGACATCGCGGCCGACGACGTCATCGTCGTGCGCAACGCCGGGCCGCGCGGGTACCCCGGCATGCCCGAGATCGGCAACGTCGCGCTGCCGAAACGCCTGCTGGAACAGGGGGTGCGTGACATGGTCCGCATCTCCGACGCGCGGATGAGCGGGACGTCCTACGGCACCGTCGTGCTGCACGTGGCTCCCGAGGCGGCGGCGGGCGGCCCGCTGGCGCTCGTCCGCGACGGCGATGTCGTCGTCCTCGACGTCCCGGCCCGCCGGCTCGACCTGGAGGTCGACGACGCCGAGCTGGCACGGCGTCGCGCGGAGTGGCGGGCCGAACCGGCCCCGGGCACCGACCGTGGGTACCTGCGGCTGTTCGTCGAGCACGTCACCGGGGCCGAGGTGGGCGCCGACTTCGACTTCCTGCGGGGGCGCAGCGGGGCCGACGTCCCGAGGCAGGCGTTCTGA
- a CDS encoding DeoR/GlpR family DNA-binding transcription regulator has product MLSLERQRRLLQHVRTHGSGNVLDLAEELGVSASTVRRDLREMDERGLLTRVHGGASVLDTDVEPVLSSRSAERSEQKRRLGEAAAERVPDGATVLITGGTTTETMLPFLAGRERLTVLTNGLNIAYQLARYPEISVVVLGGVLRHDEMSLLGPIAEHVLAEFHVDLAFSSAFGVDPEHGISGANVTEAGTDRRMLQSADKLVVLADSSKFGRRGPVRSARVDQISCLVTDGDAPAPALQAFRAQGVEVVIR; this is encoded by the coding sequence ATGCTCAGTCTGGAACGGCAACGACGCCTCCTGCAGCACGTGCGCACGCACGGTTCGGGCAACGTGCTCGACCTCGCCGAGGAGCTCGGCGTGAGCGCGTCCACCGTGCGACGGGACCTGCGCGAGATGGACGAGCGCGGATTGCTGACGCGGGTGCACGGCGGGGCGAGCGTGCTGGACACCGACGTCGAACCGGTGCTGAGCTCGCGTTCCGCGGAGCGCAGCGAGCAGAAGCGGCGACTCGGCGAGGCCGCGGCCGAGCGGGTGCCCGACGGTGCGACCGTCCTGATCACCGGCGGGACCACGACCGAGACGATGCTGCCCTTCCTCGCCGGCCGGGAGCGGCTGACGGTGCTGACCAACGGGCTCAACATCGCCTACCAGCTGGCGCGGTACCCCGAGATCTCGGTCGTGGTGCTGGGCGGGGTCCTGCGCCACGACGAGATGTCGCTGCTCGGGCCCATCGCCGAGCACGTGCTCGCCGAGTTTCACGTCGACCTCGCGTTCTCGAGCGCCTTCGGCGTCGATCCCGAACACGGCATCTCCGGCGCCAACGTCACCGAGGCCGGCACCGACCGCCGGATGCTGCAGTCGGCCGACAAGCTCGTCGTGCTGGCCGACTCCAGCAAGTTCGGCCGGCGCGGCCCGGTCCGCTCGGCGCGCGTCGACCAGATCTCGTGCCTCGTCACCGACGGCGACGCGCCCGCGCCGGCGCTGCAGGCGTTCCGGGCCCAGGGCGTGGAGGTCGTCATCCGTTGA